CAAGATATCTATTAAATTTGATCAAAGACCCAATATTTAATCCGCAAATTCCTCGCAAGAATTTTGACTTACAGGGTAAGGGAGGCAATTAAATCATCCTTGGTGAAGTTAACACCAGCATTGATCTTGGTGAAATTGCCGGATTTGGTGTCGAAGGAAACATCAGTACCAGCAGCTAACACATTGGTTCCAATAACACCAGAGAAGTTGACAGTGGGGTTCTGAGTCAATCCCATGCTCGTGCTGATACCAGCGTAGTCATGCAAGTACTGAAGCTCAATCTGTTTGGAGAAGTAAACACAATTATAAAAAAGAATATGAAGTTAGAAAAGCAAGGCTATCAAACTTATATCAAATATCAGAAGCTTGCTTGAATAGTGAATACCTTGCCGGAGTTTTGGTCAGGGGCCCTGAAGCTGAAGATGGACTTGAGCCCAGGTGCAGCCTCATCAACCGTAGCAGTGATCAAAACCTGGACCATTATACACAAACATAGATGTTGTTACTAGCTTAGGAGTATATACAAGGAACACAATGTTTACAAAAGAGTATCCAGTAACACAGTACTCTCCAACAGACACATAGATGTTGGTTGATTAGATAAGATAATCTGATACAAGTTGGGCAGGAGGAACAAAACTTACGGTATTGTCAGTGCAAACTCTCAAGTCAGTAGTGATGTTCTTTTGCTTCAATTGAAAAGTGACGTCTCCTAACAGTAGGTCACCTTTCTTAGTTCCAGTTGAAGTGATGGCCTAACAAAAGGAAGAGGATAGTAGTTCACAGAGGTGACACACTTAAAACAATCAAACAACTCAAAAGTAGAGTTAAAAGCTAATCAGTAATTAGAAGCACAACTCCGAGAACATTTATCATCACTTAGAAACTTACAACACCAGCTGGAGAGTGAGTGGTGATACTCAATTTGTGGTCGCTGTTGCGGTCCTTGTACAGAAGATCTGCAATCATTCAAAGCAAATGATCAATTTCAA
The DNA window shown above is from Brassica oleracea var. oleracea cultivar TO1000 chromosome C3, BOL, whole genome shotgun sequence and carries:
- the LOC106335496 gene encoding mitochondrial outer membrane protein porin 1, giving the protein MVKGPGLYTDIGKKVRDLLYKDRNSDHKLSITTHSPAGVAITSTGTKKGDLLLGDVTFQLKQKNITTDLRVCTDNTVLITATVDEAAPGLKSIFSFRAPDQNSGKIELQYLHDYAGISTSMGLTQNPTVNFSGVIGTNVLAAGTDVSFDTKSGNFTKINAGVNFTKDDLIASLTLNDKGDSVNASYYHIVNPLFNTAVGAEVSHKFSSKTNTITVGTQHSLDPLTTVKARVNSAGIANALIQHQWTPGSFFTISGEVDTKAIDKNAKVGLALSLKP